One genomic region from Quercus robur chromosome 4, dhQueRobu3.1, whole genome shotgun sequence encodes:
- the LOC126722283 gene encoding uncharacterized protein LOC126722283: MADDVSQFLEKMTLTLEEEETIPISDEGRREELESCALSLIGKFLTCNPFNKRAALSTIKKAWGLEDGVQVAEVGSNLFQFKFRSEFELDRVYTGGLWCLDNQALLLTRWESGMTAVNVKFESISLWVQIWGAPFDMRTSRVAEEVGNRLGRVLEAAHQ; the protein is encoded by the coding sequence ATGGCAGACGACGTCTCACAGTTTTTAGAGAAGATGACATTAACTTTGGAGGAAGAAGAGACTATTCCAATATCAGATGAAGGTCGAAGAGAAGAGTTGGAAAGTTGTGCTTTGAGTCTTATTGGTAAGTTCTTAACCTGCAACCCGTTTAATAAAAGAGCAGCACTAAGTACAATCAAAAAAGCATGGGGGTTGGAAGATGGAGTGCAGGTTGCTGAGGTGGGGTCAAACCTATTTCAATTCAAGTTCAGATCAGAGTTTGAGTTGGACAGAGTATATACCGGTGGTCTTTGGTGTCTTGATAATCAAGCATTGTTGTTAACCAGATGGGAGTCGGGGATGACGGCGGTGAATGTCAAGTTTGAATCCATATCTTTGTGGGTTCAAATTTGGGGGGCTCCTTTTGACATGAGAACTTCTCGGGTAGCAGAGGAGGTGGGGAATCGGTTGGGTAGGGTTTTGGAAGCGGCGCATCAATGA
- the LOC126722282 gene encoding pectinesterase inhibitor-like, protein MAPSFCASFFFSLSLAILWICPTYARLSVKVSENELKVICSSHEDPPFCLQALKSDPHTPLVDLVGLTNISIHLVDVAANKTLALIRSLIKTADPELKKHLDDCLEMYDITISETEDAKTALKAHDYETVNVASDSCMTNAETCTDTTTSAPPLQQENKHMRYLCETFVVVSNHLL, encoded by the coding sequence ATGGCTCCTTCTTTTTGTGcctccttctttttctctctttcgcTAGCAATCCTGTGGATTTGCCCAACATATGCTCGGCTAAGTGTGAAGGTATCAGAAAATGAGCTTAAAGTGATTTGCTCTTCTCACGAAGACCCTCCTTTCTGTTTGCAAGCCCTCAAATCTGATCCTCATACACCCCTTGTCGATCTTGTTGGCCTTACCAATATTTCAATTCACTTGGTAGATGTTGCTGCTAATAAAACCCTTGCCCTTATTCGCTCACTCATCAAGACTGCAGACCCCGAATTGAAAAAGCATTTAGACGACTGCCTCGAAATGTATGATATTACTATTAGCGAAACAGAAGATGCAAAAACTGCGTTGAAAGCTCATGACTACGAAACGGTAAATGTTGCATCTGATAGTTGCATGACTAATGCTGAAACTTGTACTGATACAACAACTAGTGCACCGCCTCTCCAACAAGAGAATAAACATATGCGTTATCTCTGTGAGACATTTGTAGTTGTTTCTAATCATCTTTTATGA